In Actinomycetota bacterium, the following are encoded in one genomic region:
- a CDS encoding helix-turn-helix domain-containing protein — MDATADIRPRRRGPKLPELALTDEERTTLERWARRRTSSQALAERCRIVLACAEGRSNTEVAQHLGVARSTVIKWRSRFLARRLEGLVDEPRPGAPRKLSDEHIERVIVTTLETTPADATHWSTRSLARALGLNQTAVS, encoded by the coding sequence ATGGACGCCACAGCTGACATCCGACCGCGCCGCCGAGGCCCCAAGCTCCCCGAGCTGGCGCTGACCGACGAGGAGCGCACCACCCTGGAGCGCTGGGCCAGGCGGCGGACCTCCAGCCAGGCGCTGGCCGAGCGCTGCCGGATCGTGCTGGCCTGCGCCGAAGGTCGCAGCAACACCGAGGTCGCCCAGCACCTGGGGGTGGCCCGGTCCACGGTCATCAAGTGGCGCTCGCGGTTCCTGGCCCGCCGGCTGGAGGGACTGGTGGACGAACCCCGTCCGGGCGCCCCTCGCAAGCTCAGCGACGAGCACATCGAACGGGTCATCGTCACCACCCTGGAGACCACCCCCGCCGATGCCACCCATTGGTCGACCCGGTCGCTGGCGCGGGCGCTGGGGCTGAACCAGACCGCGGTCAGC